Below is a genomic region from Candidatus Binatia bacterium.
AGCGGAATGACGACGATCTGGTACGAGTCGCCTCGACGCCTAGCGGCCGCCCTCGCCGACCTCGCGCTGGTAGCCCCTCGGGCTCGGGTTTTCGTCGTTCGCGAATATACGAAGCTCCACGAACAACAGCTCTGGGGCACGCCGCGGGAGGTCCTGGGCGCTCTGGCCGACCCGGTGCGCGGCGAGGTCGCGTTCGCGATCGCGCCCTACGCAATCGAGCCTGAAGCGCCCGCGGCCGAGGAGGCCGGCGCCGCGATCGACGCCCTCCTCGCGAGCGGGCGGCGCGTGGGCGAGGTCGCGAAGCTACTGGCCAGCCGCGGATTCGGCGAGCGCCGCCAGCTCTATGCTCGCGCCGCCGCCCGCAAGGCGCACCGCGAACGTTCGATTAACCAAAGCTAACTCGCCATGCAACGTGCCTACTACGTCACGACGCCGATCTATTACATCAGCGGGGAGCCGCACATCGGCCACGCCTACACGACGATCGTCGCCGACGTGCTCGCGCGGACGGCGCGCACGTTCCGGCCGACCTTCTTCCTTACCGGGACCGACGAACACGGACAGAAGGTCGCAAACGCCGCGGCAGCCGCCGGCAAGACGCCGCAGGAATGGTGCGACGAGCTGGTGCCGCGCTGGAAGGCGCTCTTCGCGGAGTACGAGATCGCCTACGACGACTTCATCCGGACCACCGAAGCGCGACACGTCGAGAAGGTCCAGCGCGTGTTCGAACTGTTGCGCGAGCGCGGCGACGTCTATCTCGGTAAGTACGAGGGCTGGTACTGCGTCTACGACGAGACCTTCTGGCTCGAGTCGAAACTGGTCGACGGGCGCTGCCCGACGTGCGGGCGCGAGGTGCAGTGGATATCGGAGGACGACTGGTTCTTCCGGCTGTCGGCGTATCGCGACCGTCTGCTTGAACACTTCGAGCGCCATCCGGAGTGGGTTCGGCCGCGCAGCATCTACAACGAGATGATGTCAATCCTGGCCGAAGGGCTCGACGATCTGTCCATCTCGAGGACGAACGTGCAGTGGGGCATACCGATCGCGGGCGGCGGCGTCATCTACGTCTGGCTCGATGCATTGCTCAACTACATCACGGCGATCGGGTGGAGCCAGGACGACGCGCGTTTCCACGCGCTGTGGCCGGCGCAGACGCAGCTCGTCGGAAAGGAGATCGCGCGTTTCCATACGATCATCTGGCCCGCGCTCCTCTGGGCGATTGGCGAGGCGGCTCCGGAGCTCGTCTTCGCCCACGGCTGGATCACCATCGACGGAGCAAAGATGAGCAAGAGCCTCGGCAATGCGGCCGATCCGTTCGCGCTCGCACGGCGCTTTGGACCGGGCTCGATTCGCTACTTCCTGCTGCGGGAGGCTCCGTTCGGCAGCGACTTCTCGTACTCCGAGGAGAAGATCGCGCAGCGCCACAACAGCGATCTCGCCAACGACCTGGGAAATCTGCTGCGGCGCACGCTCTCGATGCTGTCTCGCTATCGCGACGGCTGCGTTCCTCAGTCGATGGTCGAGAGCGAGGTCGGCGCGCGCTTCGCGCAGCTCCCTGCAAGCGTCCGGGCGCAGATCCTCGATCTGCGCTTCCGCGAGGCGCTCGAGTCCGTCTGGGAACTCGTCACGGCGCTCAACCGCGCCATCGACGAACGCAAGCCTTGGGTCCTGTACAAGGAAGGGCGAACCGATGAGCTGGACGCGACGCTGTACGACTTGTGCGAGGGGCTTCGCTGGCTCGCGATCCTGCTCCATCCGGTAATGCCGGAGCGGATGAGCGAGATGTGGCGGCAGCTCGGCAGCCCGGGCCGCATCGACGAGGATTGGACTTCATCGCTCGTGTGGGGCAAGCTCGCGCCGAACACGCAAACGTCGCCCGGCGCGTCGCTCTTTCCGAAGATCGACCTCGCAGCGCAGTCGTGATCGACACGCACTGCCACATCCACGATCGCCAGTTCGATGCCGATCGTGACACGGTCGTCGAGCGCGCGCGCGAGGCGGGCGTCTCGGCGATGCTCACGATCGGCGAGGATCTCGCGGACAGCGCCCGCGCGATCGCCGTCGCCACGCAGTACGGCATCGCCGCGGCCGCCGGCATCCATCCACACGAGGCGCGTAACGCTCCGGCGGAGCTGGCCGGCCCGCTGCGCGCGCTGCTGGAAGACCCGCGCGTCGTCGCCGTCGGCGAGACGGGGCTGGATTATTACTACGACCACAGCCCACGCGATGCGCAGGCGCGCGTGCTCCGCGCGCAACTCGCCGTCGCCAGGGAAGCCGCGCTTCCGGTCGTGTTTCACCAGCGCGACGCCTTCGACGACTTCACCGCGGTACTGCGCGACGAGTGGACGAGCGGAATGCGCGGCGTCGTTCACTGTTTCACGGGTTCGGCGGCTCAGGCGTTGACGTACGCCGGCGAGTTCGGCCTGCTACTGGGAATCGGCGGCGTCGTGACTTTCCCCAACGCCGAGCCGCTGCGCGAGGCCGTGCGCGCCGTCGGCCTCGGCAACGTCGTGCTCGAGACCGACTGCCCGTATCTCGCGCCGGCACCCATGCGCGGCCAGCGCAACGAACCCGCGTTCGTCACCCACACCGCCGCGCGGGTCGCCGCGCTGCTGCGCGTGCCTCCGGCCGAAGTGGGCGCGCGCACCGACGACAATGCGCGCAGGTTATTCGGCCCTCGCTTAGACCGCTAGACTGCGCTGCGGATCGCTGCGCCGGCGAACTCACCGAGAAAATTCTTCCACACGCGATACTGGTTGTAGTTTCCGGCGGTGATCATTACGAGCATGTCGAGCTGCGGCAGGATCACGAGCTGCTGGCCGCCGTTGCCTCCGGCGAGGATGAAACGGTAGGCGCGCCCGTTGACGGTCAGCGTGCCGAGGTGCCAGCCGTAGCCGTAGCGATCGCCTTCCCCGAAGGCATCCTCGTTCATGATCGTGCGCTGCGCGGCTGAGGCGCGCAGCCACGCGTTGTCCATGACGCGGCGCCCGTCCCAGAGGCCGTGGCTCAGGAAGAGCTGACCGAACTTCATGAAGTCGCGCGGCCGAAAATAGTCGCCGCCGCCCATGTACGCGGCGTTCGTCGGCGGAGGCATCAGCCACATCCCGTACTGCTGGAACTGCATTGGCAAGGCGAAGCGCTCGTAGAAATACTGCTCGATTGGTACGCTGGTCGCGCGTGAGACGATTGCGCCGAGCAAGTTGATGCCGGCGCTGCAGTATACCGCACGCGTGCCGGGCTCGGACTGCATCGGTAGGTCGAGCGTGTACTTGTACCAGTCCGGCTCCGTGCTCTGGCTCTGCATCGTGTCCTCGTTGCCCGGCGACGCGTCGTCATTGTCGTCGCACGCCAGACCCGAGGACATCGTCATGAGGTTCTCGACGGTCATCCGTTTCTTGCGCGCGTCGGCGTTGACAAGCGGAGCATACTGTGGAAGAAACGAGAGCACGGGCGTCTGCGGCGTAAAGCGCGCGGTGTCGGCGATCGCACGGCCGACCAGCAGCGTCGTCACGCTCTTGCCCGCGGAACGCACGTCGTGTGGGCGATCCGCGTCGAATCCGTAGAAGTATTCGTCCAGGACGAGCCGGCCGTGGCGAACGATCGCGAGGCTCTGAACGTAGGGCGACGCGAGCTCCGGGCTGCGCAGCGAGACGATGCTCTGGACCGCGGCCGCGATCGGCTGCAGGCGCAGCCCGACTTGCGCCGGCGTACCGACCGTCCAGCCGTCGGCGCCCGCGAGTGGCTTTCGATAGACCCACGTCGCCGTGTCGCGCGGGAAAAACCATCGCAGCTCGTCGGCCGTCGGGCGGTGGAACACGACGCCGCTCCCCGTACCCTGAAGGTCGAGCGTTAGCGTCCCGTCAGCGTTGACACGGCCGGCGACGTCGCGCTTGCCGGTCGCCTGAAGACGCAGAGCTGCGCCGTCCGCGAGCAGCGTCCGCGTTCCGATGAACGCCCCCACGTTGGCCTCGGGATTACGAACGAACGCTCTGAGCGTCCCGTCGGCGGAGGCGCTGACCACGAGGAAGTAGTGCATCGTCTCGTCGATGGGCCGCAGGGCGATCGCGTAGCGCGGCCACGGATCGTTCGCGGGCTGAATCCACTGGTTGACGACGGCCGGCGGCGCCTGCGTGGCCGCCCAGACTCCGGCGAGCGCGAGCATGGTCCTACAGTACGAGCGGCTTGGCGCGGGTCCATTCCGACTCGACGCGATCGCGCACTGCGCCGACGATCGCCGAGTCCTCGCTGCACAGGCCCCAGTCCGGCAGATCGGCGCGATCGAACGCGACGGTGGCGTTCGCGGAACCGATCCAGACGCGATCGCCGCTGGCAGCGACCTTATCCGTGTCGCGGCCGGCGCGCACTCGCACGCCGTCGCGTACCAGCGCGCGAAGCACCTCGCGCTCGCGCGCGTTTCCGCGCAGCTCCCGCTCGCAGACCACCAGGCGCGGCGCTCCGCCGCGCCTCGCGAGCGCGTCGAGTGCGCCGTAGACGCTGTTGCAGCACCCGAACGACTCGCTCGCGACGATGACGCCGTCGTCTCGCCGTGCCGCACGCAGCAGCCCCGCCTCCGCGGCGAGCGCCGCGTGCTTGAGCATGGGGATCGTCGCGGCGTCGGCTGGATCGTCGTCGCGCAGCACGATGTCGGACGTGTTGAAGTTGCGGTCGTCGAGGAAGAGCGTGCCGTCGGCGACGATCGACTTCGCGTGCACCCCATCGCCGAGTGTCGCGTCGACGCCGGCCGCCCGAAGCTCCGCGGCGATCCGCCGGTTCTCGCGCGCCAGCGCGCCGCCCGGATCGTCGTGCGGACTGCCCTCCAGCTCGGCGCTGACACGCGCGCCACGGCTCGCCGCGGCCTCGAGCGCTCCCAGGACGGGCCCATGCAGCGTGTACGCGTGCAAGTCGATCGTCTCGGCGCGCGCGAGCGCGGCAAACAGCTCCGGGGCCGAGCTCAGCTCCACCATCGCGCCGCCCATCACGACAAAAGGCGGAAGCGGCTACCCACCGCTTAGGGGGAGCCTGGGACGGCGTTTGGAAGCAGGCCAAAGAGCGATGACTGCGGCGCCGATACACGATAGATCCGAAACGTCGAGCAAGGGTGGGTTCGTCCGCGAGATGTTCGCATCCATCGCGCCGCGCTACGACCTGGCCAACCGCGTGCTGACCGCTGGCCTGGACGAGCGCTGGCGGCGGCACGCGATCGCGTTGCTCGCGCCGCAGCCGGATGCGCGAATCCTCGACTGCTGCTGCGGCACGGGCGACCTGGTCTTTCATCTCCTGCGGGTCCAGCCGTCGCTCGACGTGACGGGGATCGACTTCTGCGCGCCGATGCTCGAGCGGGCACAGCGGCGCGCGCAATCCGCTCGGCGCGTCGGCAAGTTCGTCCAGGGCGACGTGATGGCGATGCCCTTCGCCGATGGCGCGTTCGATGGCGCCACGATGGGATTCTCGTTGCGCAACGTCGTCGACGTCGACGACACACTGCGCGAGATCTTGCGCGTGCTACGTCCCGGAGGCCGCTTCGTCAACCTCGACGTGAGCAAGGCCCCGAACCGTGCGTTCAAGCGCGCCTTCGATCTCTATTTTTATCGCATCGTTCCGCTCATCGGCGGAATCGTCGGCGGCTCGCGGATGGCCTACTCTTATCTGCCGAACTCGCTCACGCATCATCCAAACGCCCCCGAGCTGCGAGAGCGCTTCGCCCGCGCCGGCTTCGCCGACGCGGGCTTCCTGCCGCTCATGGGCGGCACGATCGCCGTTCACTACGGAACGAAACCGTGAGCCTGGTGGATTCGGCGCGTGCGACCTACGACGACCTGCACTCGGCGGTCGAACGGTTTTTCAGCGCGACGTTTTCCACGGACAACCCGGTCATCACCGAGGCGATCAAACGCATGCTGGCGGCGGGCGGAAAGCGGTTGCGGCCGCGCATCACACTGCTGGCCGCCGAAGCGTGCGGCGGCAACTACGCGGATCACCTGCATCTCGCGGCCTACATGGAGCTCATTCACGTAGCGACCCTGATTCACGACGACGTCGTCGACAACGCACGGACGCGACGCGGCGTCAACGCCACGGCGGTTGACTACGGAAACCGCGTGAGCGTGCTCGCGGGCGACTATCTCTTCGCCTGGATCTTCAAGAACGTCACGTTGAACTACCCGCACCCGATCCCCAACTTGCTCTCGGCGACGCTGGCGGACATCTGCGACGGCGAGGTGCTGCAGTTGCAGGCGCTGGGAAATCTCGACCTTCCGATCGAGACGTACGTCGAGATCGCGCGCAAGAAGACGGCGTCGCTCTTCGCCGCTTCCGCGGCGTGCGGGGCCATCATGGGTGGCGGCGGACCGCGCGAAACGGCGGCGCTGCGCGAGTTCGGCGAAGCCTTCGGCATCGCGTTCCAGATGCGCGACGACCTGCTGGACGTCATCGCCGACGAACGCTCGCTCGGCAAACCGGCGGCGAACGATCTGACCGAACGCAAGACGACCCTGCCCCTGATCGCCGCGCTCGCCTCGGGCAACGGGAACTTTCGCTCGCAGGTTCGGCGTTTCTACGACACCGGCGCCAACGACGCGATTCCCGCGATCGTCGAAGCAATCGGGCGAGAGGGCGGCCTGGCATCGACGCGCGCGCAGATCGGTCGCTTCGTCGACCGCGCCAAGACGGCCTTAGAGCCGATTGACGCGAGCGCGGCGAAGATGGAGCTTGTGAAACTCACGGAGGCCCTTGCATCATGACCGTACACCCGCTTCTCGCAATCATCGACGCGCCGATCATCATCGGCATCCTGATCGTCGGTGCGCTGCTTTTCGGAGCGGAAAAACTTCCGAAGCTCGCGCGCAGCGCCGGGCAGGCCAAGAAAGAGTTCCTGGCCGGACAGGCCGAGGCCGACGAGGCCGCGGCCAAGGCGCGCGAACAGGCGCGTCAGCGAGCCGAGACGTCAAACGCCGACGTGATGAATAACGTCCAGGTCGGCTCGATCTCGGGCGAAGCCGTTCCGCCCCCTACCCCAGACCGGGGCACGCCGAGCTCGTAGCGACTGACAGTATCGCAGGATGTTGGCGCAACGCCCGCCGCGCGGAACCGGCGAGGCGCCCTGGGATCAGAAGGAGATGCCGTTCACGGAGCACCTGCGGGAGCTCCGTAACCGTCTGCTTATCGCCATCGCGACCGTCGGCATCATCGCCGTGCTGCTGTTCTGGCCGTCGCAGTTCGTGATCCGCTGGATGATGCGGGAATATTTCGGCGGCATCCAGCTGCACGCGTTCGGCCCCGCCGACGTCATCTTCACGGAGTTCAAATTCTCCGTCGTCGGCGGGATCATCATCGGCCTGCCGGTGCTGATGCAGCAGTTGTGGCTCTTCGTCGTGCCGGCGATCCATCCGCGCACGCGCCGCATGGTCTACGCGTTCATCCTTCCGTCTTTCGCGTTGGCCCTGCTCGGCATCGCGTTCGCGCACTTCGTCGTGATCCCGCGAGTGATCGCCGCGCTCATCCACATCACAGACGCCGTCGCGACACCCACCTTCGGTGTCGCTTCGACGCTGAATTTCGTCATCGTGCTGTTCGCGCTCTTCGCGATCGCCTTTCAGACCCCAATCGTGCTGGTGGGGCTCGCGCGGCTCGGCATCGTCAGCTCGAGCTCGCTGATGCGGTACCGGCGTCACGCGCTCTTCGGCTTCTTCGTGGCGGGCGGCATCGCTGCGCCCGACGGCAATCCGCTCACGATGGCGCTCCTCGCGATTCCGATGTACGCGCTCTACGAGCTCTCGATCTGGCTGATTCTGCCGCTCGAGCGGCGCTGGTCTTTCGATAGGCTAGAGCCGAGTTCGTGACCGCAGCACTGCGCAACGCGTACGCCGACTTCGTGCGCACCTTCGGCAACGTGCTGTTCGCCGTTTCGCTGTTCGTCGTCTGGGGCGTTCTCACGCTGATCGGCGTCGTCGTGGATCAGGGCCAAGACCCAGGTTCGTACCTACAAGCCTACGCGGCACCGATCGCGCGGGCGATCGTTCGTCTCAACTTCGACAACATCTATCACTCGCCGTGGTACGTAGGCGTCATCGGCCTGATCTTGCTCTCGCTCGCGGTCTGCACTTTCAAACGCGTCATCCCCGCGCGGCTCCCGCCTCTGCGGCCCGTCAGCGTGGAGAAGATCCCATTGCACGCGACGTTCGATGTGGACGGCGCCGCCGGCGACGTTCGGCGCCGCCTCGAGGATTTCTTCGCATCGCGCGGCTGGCGGATTCGCGAGCGCACGTTCGGCGGCGTCGAATGGAGCTTCGCCGACAAGCACGATTGGGCGCGCCGCGGTGTCTTGGTCGCGCACGCCGGTTTCGTCATCATCGCCGCCGGCACGACGCTGTACTGGGCACGCGGCTTTTCGGGTGAGATGGCGATCCTGAAGGGCGAAACGGCGCAGGTCGCGCAGACGCACGCACTGATTCGGCTGGACGACTTCCAATATCGGATCGCGCCGATTATGACGAAGAGCGGGATGGTGTATCAGCCGGTCGACTACGTGTCGCGCGTCACGGTCACCGGCAACGACGGCGTCCCGAAGGCAATGATGGTTCGCGTGAACCACCCGATCGACGTCGACGGGACGCTCTACTACCAGGCCAGTTACGGCTTTGGCATGCGCTTTCTCGTCACGAGAAACGGGAGGCGCGACGCCACGCTGTCGGGCCGCACGTACGCCGAGGGGGAATCGTTCGACGTGCCGGGGTCGCAGCGCACGGTGCTCTACGACCGGTTCGCGCCGACGGTCGACAAGCAGAGCGGGATGCCCACTGCAGACCCGCGCGTGAACGACCCCGCCGTGGTACTCGGCGTCTCGCAGGCGGGCACCGCGCTCGGCCAGGCGCTGGTGCCGTTGCGCACGTGGATCGATCTCGGCGACGGCTGGCGCGTCGTCCCCGAGCGCTACGTGCTGTACAGCGGGTTTCAATATCGCAACGACCCCGGCGTTCCGCTCGTGGGGATCGGCGCGTTCGTGCTGCTCGCGGGCCTTATGATCTCGTTTTACCTCTTGCCCGCTCGGATCTATCTGCGGGTGGACGAGGCCGGCCCGCACCGCTCGCGCGTCGGCGCGGCCGCGACGACCGTCAAAGGATACGACGTTTTCCAGGGCGAGTTTTCACGGTTGATGCTATCGTTGAAGGCGTCATGCCCGCCGACGAAGCCCTAATCGCGGTTGCGCTCGGAGCGTACACGCTCGGCGCGCTCGCGTTGCTGATCTACTTCTTCTCGCGCGTGACCTGGCTGCGCGACGTCGGAATTCCCCTCGCGATCCTCGGCTGCGCCGCGCAGTTCGTCCAGCTGGCCGTCCGTTTCGAGCTGACGCACGTGTGGCCGCTGCTGAACCTGTATGGTTCGCTCTCGCTGTTTTCGGCGATGTCCGTCGCGATCTACATCGGATTCGCGTTTCGCTATCGCCTCTGGTTCGCGGGCGGATTCGTACTGGCTCTGGCCGCGATCTTCCTCGCCTACGGTGTCACCTGGTACGAGGGGACTATGCCGCCGGTGCCCTCGCTGCAGTCGTACTGGGCGAAGATCCACGTGCCGATCGTCGTGTCGTCGTACGCCGCGTTTCTCGTAGCGTTCGTCTTCTCGTGCATCTATCTGCTCAAGTATTACGCCGCGCCGGCCCGCCCGGGCAGCCCCGTCGCCGCATGGCTCGCCGCGCTTCCGAGCCTGCCGCAGCTCGACGTCATCGTGTATCGCGCGGTCGCGATCGGCCTGCCGCTGATCTCCATCGGCATCATCACGGGCGCGATGTGGGCGAAGGAGGCATGGGGCGCCTATTGGCAGTGGGATCCGAAGGAAACGGCGGCGCTGTTCTCGTGGATCATCTACCTCGCGTATATGCACCTGCACACGCGACACGCCTGGCGCGGCCTGCGCACGAGCTGGGTTAGCGTCATCGGCTTTGTCTCCATCATTTTCTGCTATCTCGGCGTCAACATCTGGATTTCGGGCCTGCACAGCTACAAGGTCTGACGCGGCGGCCGGAGGGCCCGCCCGTGCGGCCCCGCTCAGAGTTTCGTCCTGGCGGCCTCCTGGAGGGCGGGTTTACAATTGTGCCAAATGAGGCTGCGACCCATCGCCTGGCTCTTGCAGGAGAACGAATTTGTCTGATTTGAACGCGGGCGCCACCCATGGCACTGCCGGTACGCCGTTGACTGCGCACGACGCCCCGGCCGATCCACTGGAGGTCAGCCGGCGCACCTTCATGGCGAACGCCACGATCGCGATCGGCGGCATCGTCGGCGTGGTGCTGGCCATACCGATCATCGGTTCGCTGCTCCCGCCGAAAAGCTCCTCGGCGGGCAGCTGGTCGCCGCTCTCCAAGCAAGAGTTGGACGCGCTGCAAAAGGCGACCGACAAGCCCGTCAAGCTCACGTTCACGCTGAAATACACCGACGCGTACCTTCCCGAGCAATCCGCGCCCGAGTACTGTTGGGGCATCAAGGTGGATCCAGCGAAATTCCAGGCGGCGCGTCCCGACATCTTCAACCAGCCCGGCGGCAAAGCCAACGTGGACTATCCGGTCGTCAACATGGGTTTCGTGGTGTTCAGCCCGATCTGCCCGCACCTCGGCTGCTACTACAACTGGAGCGACGCGCAAAACAAGTTCATGTGCCCGTGCCACGGCTCGCAGTACACATTCGACGGCACGCACGTCGCCGGACCGGCGCCGCGCGGCCTCGATCCGCTGCCGCTGCGCGAGCAGAACGGCGCCGCGGAGGTAACGTGGATCATCTACCAGTCGAACACGCCTCAGCGCATCGTCGTCTCCTATCAGGCATAGGTTTGCGATCATGTTGAATTGGATCGAAAAACGCACCGGTTTCGTCTCGATGACCAAGGATTTCCTCACGGAAGACGTGCCGGGCGGAGCGAGCTATTGGTACGTCTTCGGCAGCGCGACGCTCTTCGCGATGATCGTGCAGATCGTCACGGGAATTTTCCTGACGTTCTTCTACGCGCCATCCGCAGCGACCGCGTGGGAATCGACGCGCGCGATGTATCTCAACCCGTACACGCACTTCCTGCTCGCCGTGCACTACTGGGGCGCCTCCGCGATGATCGCCCTCGTGTTCCTGCACCTGCTGCAAGTGCTGATCTTCGGTGCCTACAAGTCGCCGCGCGAGCTCCAATGGGTCGTCGGCGTACTGCTCTTGCTGGTGACGCTCGTGCTCGGGCTAACTGGCTACCTGCTGCCGTGGGACATGGATGCGTATTTTGCGTCGCAGGTTTCGTTGAACATCACCGGATTGGCGCCGGTGCTCGGCCCCGTGTTGCAACACATCGCGCAGGGCGGCGGCTCCATGGGAACGGCGACGATCAATCGCTTCTTCGGCCTGCACGTCTGGCTGATGCCGGCGGTCTTGGTGCTGCTCGTCGGTGCGCACCTGGCGATCTTCCGCCATAACGGCTCGGCCGGACCGGTCGTCGAGGACCGCCGCACGCTGAAGCCAGGCCGATTCTGGCCGGATCAGTTCTTCATGGACGGAGCGTTCTCGCTCATCGTCTTCGTCATCATCTGCTTCCTCGCGTTTGCGTTTCCGCCGTATCTCGACGAGAAGGCCGACCCGACGAAATTCTTCGTGCCGTACCCCGCGTGGTATTTCTTGTCGCTGTTCGGCCTGCTCGCGCTCGTGCCGCCCGAGATTCACCTCGGCCCGCTCACGATCAGTCTGGAGCTGATCGCGACGATCATCGTCCCGACGCTCTTCTTGGTGATCGTCCTGCTCCTTCCGTGGCTCGATCGGAGCCGCACCCGGAGCTTTGCCGCGCGAGCCAGGCTGCTGTGGGCCACGACGATCATCGTCGCCGGCATCGCCGGCCTGAGCATCTACGCCCAGGTCACGACGATGATCAAACAGGCCGCCGCACCGCCGTCGCCGCCGGAATCGGTGGTGCTCAGCGCCTCTGCGGCGACTCTGCCTCCGGGCGGCGCGCCGGCGGCGGGTTCTGCAACGACGGCATCGCAAGGCTCGGCAACGAGCGGCGCCGGAGCTAAGGTGTTCGCGGCAAACTGCGCGAGCTGCCACGGCGCGCAGGGCCTGGGATTACCCGGCACGTTTCCGCCGCTCGCAAACAACCCCGTCGTAACCGGCGACGCCAACAAGGTGATTGGGATCGTCCTCGGCGGCCTGCACGGATCCATCTCCGTCAACGGCCAGGCGTACAACGGGCAGATGCCAGCGTGGAAGGGTACCCTCTCGAACAAAGACGTATCCGACGTCATCACGTACATCCGCGGATCGCTCGGCAACAACCACGCCTCCGCGGTGACCGAGGCGCAGGTCGCGGGCTACAAGCCTTAGCGGCAGCGAGGGCCGTCGTAGAGTAACAGCGCGGCCTTGCGATCGACGGCCACGACGCGCCGGTCGCGTCCGTACGTCGGATCCTGCGCGGCACGAGCCGCCGGCACGACGACCCACGCGCGCGGCGCGTGGCAGATGACGGCACGCGGATCCATGCCGTCGTTCTGCGGATCGCTCCCGCCGGGCGGCGCCAGCACTCGCACGACCGGCTGCGTGTAAAAGAGCAGCGCGTTGCCGCCCGACACGCCCGAGATGGCGACGACGTCTCCCGCCCCTCGGCCGCGCTCGATCACGGCGGCCAGCCGGGGGACGGGTTTGAACGCCTCGGCGTGCGGCAGCACCGTAACGGCGAGCACGTCGGCCCCGATGGTCGCGGCGAACGCGAGCGCGTAGGGCGCCGCGCGCGCGCTCCTCGGCCGCGCGACGAGCAGCGCCGTCAGCAGCGAACCCGCGAAGATCGCGGCCGCCATCCCGAGCAGCGGCGGCACCGCGAGCGCGACCTCGCCGGCCAACCGGTTATTGCGCGTGAACAGCCAGATGGCAAACGCCAGCGCGCCGATCGTTACGGGGACGGTGACGGCGGAGATCACCGCCGAACGCGTCCACGTTCTGCGTACGACCGCCTCGAAATATAGCGCGGTGATCACGGCCAGCGCGGGAAACTCCAGCGCGACGTAGTTCGGCAGCTTCGTTCGTGCGAAGCTAAAGAACAGCAGCGGCATGACGATCCACATGACTGACAGGCGCACGAGCCGCGCGATCTGCCGATCCTGCCCGATGCCCGGGCGCAGCTGCGCGACAGCGTTGACGACGGCCATCGGCAGAAACGCGATCCACGGAAAGAACCCGAGGATGATGACGGGCACGTAATACCAGACAGGTCCGGACTGATTCTCGACGATGCCCAAGTAGCGGCCGATCGTGTACTCACCGATCAGCTTCTCGATCGGAAACAGCCGGTAGTGTAAGATCAGCGCAAGCGGCCAGGGCGCGGCGATCACTACGAACGCGAGCAGCCCCACGATCCACGCGCGCGGCGATGGCGCGTGCGTCGGCTCGCAGCGGCGGTTCCAGACAAAGTACGGGATGATGACGAGCAGCGCGACGGCCGGCGCGACGAGACCCTTGGCGAGAAAGCCTCCTCCGGCCGCGATCCAGCCGTACACGTGGTAGCGGTCGCGCCCCGTCTCGAGGCCGCGAAACCACCAAAAGATCGTCATCGCTACCGCGAGGTCGAGCAGAGCGTCCATGATCGCGAGCCGGCCGATGACGGTCTGCATGAGACACGTCGACAGGATGACGGCGGCGAACGCGCCGACGCGGGTTCCCGCTTGCCGCGCGACGGCATAGCCGGTCAGCGCTGAGAGCGCGATCGTCGCGAGCGCCGACGGAAGTCGCAGCGCAAACGCGGTCGGATGACTGAACAGCAGCGAAAACGCCGCGCCGGCCCAAAAATACAGCGGGGGCTGC
It encodes:
- the tatC gene encoding twin-arginine translocase subunit TatC, with the translated sequence MLAQRPPRGTGEAPWDQKEMPFTEHLRELRNRLLIAIATVGIIAVLLFWPSQFVIRWMMREYFGGIQLHAFGPADVIFTEFKFSVVGGIIIGLPVLMQQLWLFVVPAIHPRTRRMVYAFILPSFALALLGIAFAHFVVIPRVIAALIHITDAVATPTFGVASTLNFVIVLFALFAIAFQTPIVLVGLARLGIVSSSSLMRYRRHALFGFFVAGGIAAPDGNPLTMALLAIPMYALYELSIWLILPLERRWSFDRLEPSS
- a CDS encoding cytochrome b N-terminal domain-containing protein: MLNWIEKRTGFVSMTKDFLTEDVPGGASYWYVFGSATLFAMIVQIVTGIFLTFFYAPSAATAWESTRAMYLNPYTHFLLAVHYWGASAMIALVFLHLLQVLIFGAYKSPRELQWVVGVLLLLVTLVLGLTGYLLPWDMDAYFASQVSLNITGLAPVLGPVLQHIAQGGGSMGTATINRFFGLHVWLMPAVLVLLVGAHLAIFRHNGSAGPVVEDRRTLKPGRFWPDQFFMDGAFSLIVFVIICFLAFAFPPYLDEKADPTKFFVPYPAWYFLSLFGLLALVPPEIHLGPLTISLELIATIIVPTLFLVIVLLLPWLDRSRTRSFAARARLLWATTIIVAGIAGLSIYAQVTTMIKQAAAPPSPPESVVLSASAATLPPGGAPAAGSATTASQGSATSGAGAKVFAANCASCHGAQGLGLPGTFPPLANNPVVTGDANKVIGIVLGGLHGSISVNGQAYNGQMPAWKGTLSNKDVSDVITYIRGSLGNNHASAVTEAQVAGYKP
- a CDS encoding ubiquinol-cytochrome c reductase iron-sulfur subunit; amino-acid sequence: MSDLNAGATHGTAGTPLTAHDAPADPLEVSRRTFMANATIAIGGIVGVVLAIPIIGSLLPPKSSSAGSWSPLSKQELDALQKATDKPVKLTFTLKYTDAYLPEQSAPEYCWGIKVDPAKFQAARPDIFNQPGGKANVDYPVVNMGFVVFSPICPHLGCYYNWSDAQNKFMCPCHGSQYTFDGTHVAGPAPRGLDPLPLREQNGAAEVTWIIYQSNTPQRIVVSYQA
- a CDS encoding cytochrome c biogenesis protein ResB — protein: MTAALRNAYADFVRTFGNVLFAVSLFVVWGVLTLIGVVVDQGQDPGSYLQAYAAPIARAIVRLNFDNIYHSPWYVGVIGLILLSLAVCTFKRVIPARLPPLRPVSVEKIPLHATFDVDGAAGDVRRRLEDFFASRGWRIRERTFGGVEWSFADKHDWARRGVLVAHAGFVIIAAGTTLYWARGFSGEMAILKGETAQVAQTHALIRLDDFQYRIAPIMTKSGMVYQPVDYVSRVTVTGNDGVPKAMMVRVNHPIDVDGTLYYQASYGFGMRFLVTRNGRRDATLSGRTYAEGESFDVPGSQRTVLYDRFAPTVDKQSGMPTADPRVNDPAVVLGVSQAGTALGQALVPLRTWIDLGDGWRVVPERYVLYSGFQYRNDPGVPLVGIGAFVLLAGLMISFYLLPARIYLRVDEAGPHRSRVGAAATTVKGYDVFQGEFSRLMLSLKASCPPTKP
- the ccsB gene encoding c-type cytochrome biogenesis protein CcsB; this translates as MPADEALIAVALGAYTLGALALLIYFFSRVTWLRDVGIPLAILGCAAQFVQLAVRFELTHVWPLLNLYGSLSLFSAMSVAIYIGFAFRYRLWFAGGFVLALAAIFLAYGVTWYEGTMPPVPSLQSYWAKIHVPIVVSSYAAFLVAFVFSCIYLLKYYAAPARPGSPVAAWLAALPSLPQLDVIVYRAVAIGLPLISIGIITGAMWAKEAWGAYWQWDPKETAALFSWIIYLAYMHLHTRHAWRGLRTSWVSVIGFVSIIFCYLGVNIWISGLHSYKV